A region of the Corynebacterium renale genome:
GTCAGCCCTGTCGTCTGCAATATTCAGGACCCGCAGCGTCTGGCTTTCCCAATGCGCCAGGGTCTGACGTGGAAGCGTCGCCGCGATGAACTCGAGGGCGAGTTTCTGGAAGGGTACGCCTCTTTGTTCAACGGTGCGCTGTTCTCGGCGGCCGCGATGCAGGTCATCGGTGTACCTGATTACCGCCTGTTCATCCGCGGGGATGAGGTGGAATATCACCGGCGGCTCCAACGCTCGGGCCTGCGGTTCGGGACCGCGCTGACCACCGCGTACGTGCACCCAGATGGTTCGGACGAGTTCAAACCCATCCTCGGTGGGCGGATGCACACGCAGTACCCGGATTCGGAGTCGAAGCGCTACTTCACGTACCGAAACCGTGGTTACCTGATGAACCAGCCGGGAATGCGCCGCCTCCTGCCCCAGGAATACGCCCGTTTCGGGTGGTACTTCTTGGTGCAGCAGAAGGACCCGAAAGGGTTCGTGGAGTGGCTGAAGCTGCACCGGTTAGGTCGCAAGGAACAGTTCTACCGCCCCTAGAAGCCCTAGCCCGCCCCTAGACCACGCTAGTCCTTGAAGATGAACGCCCGCTGGACCAGGAAGTTAATAACAGTCGCGGTGCCTTGCGAGATAACAAACGCAACAACCAAGGCCACGGTCTGGTTCCAGCCCCAACCTTCGGCGAGGCGCTGGAGCGCCCACTGGCCGCCAATGTTGATGACGTACGTGATGCCATACAGGCCCATGACCTGCGCGAAGCGCTTGTTTGAGTGGCCGGAGCTGAACGTCCAGCGGCTGTTAATCACGTAGGCCGTCAGCGTGCCGAAAACCCAGCCGATAGTGCGCGATACAGGCACGGTGACGCTGAGGAGAACGTTAAAAATCCAGGTAAGCCCCAGGTCAACGACCGCGGACACGCCGCCGGAGATGAGGAATCGGAACGCTTGGGTTTTCATTCCGCTTATTCTAGACCCGCGCCGAAACCGAAGGAATGCAGCTCGGCGTTAATGCGGTCCACGTCCGCTTCGCCGAAGAAGTCGCCCTCGGCGCTCACGCATTGGGCGGCCGCGGTGCCGTCGCGGTGGAGGCGGTCGACCACATCGACGTGGACATCCCAGAGGCCCCAGTGGTACGTCAGGCCGGCGGTCCCGACGTCGCGAAGCATCGCATCCGCGGGGGCGTTGAACCGCCACGGGGCGTCGTCGGCGAGGTGGAAGCAGTGGCGGAGGACGTGGTGCAGGTCAGTCAAGCGCATCGTGGAAATCACCCCGATATAACGCACGGCATCGCCCGCCTGGCAGCGAAGCAGCCAGGTAGTGGGCCGAAGCTCGATGACCGGTGCGTCCATGCCCCCAGCCTAACTATCTAGGCCGGGCAGCGCACGAGTCTCCGAACCGTACTCCTCCGCGAGGGCTTTGCGGCCGCGGCGTTTCGCTTCGAGCGCCAGCCATTCCTGGACCGTGTCGGAGAACGCGCGGGCATACCGCCAAGCGTCCTCGGCAGCAGGTTCGCCGTGGTAGGTGTAGTCGTTGGGCGTGTAGGTGTCTGGCTTGGGGAACCCTAAACGCTTCGCTTCGGCGGCGATGGCGTCGGCCACGCGCGTCAAGGAGCCGTCGCCAGGGTGGACCACAACACTCCCGGCCACGAGCGTATCTACCGGTTCGCCCAGCCAGGCGCCGGACAACGCGCCGGTGTCCGTTTCAACGTGCCACACGGCCTGCTTGTCGACGACCGAAATTTTAGAACGAGTCATGATGCCATGGCCTCGGAGACTGCAAACGTGGCTACGCCGGCCCCGACACCTGCTACCCAGCGGGGAAGGCGGGCGGTGGTGACGTCGATAAGCTTTGTTGCAGCCCAGACACCGCCGACGAGAGCGCCCACGCCGAGCAGCGGATTGCCCTCGGGGACGACGTCGTTGGAAGGGTCATCATCGGTGGCATTGAGGTAGCCGACAAGCGCGCCACCTCCCACGAGCAGCGCCAGGCGGGCGGGCCAGTTACGTGCGGCGACGTAACCGCCAGCAAGTACGGCCTGGGTGACGCGGCCAGCGCGGGTGTCGTCGAGCGGGTAGTAGTCAGTCATGGCCACCAATGTAGCCTGAAACCATGGAAGAGATTCACATTGCAGCACAGCACACGAATGTGCCTCTGAACGATTTCATGACCCGGCTCATGGCCCAAGAATTACCGATGGTCGATTCCACGACCCGCATCCTGGTCTACGAGGAACTGCGCAACTATGAGGGCCCCATTATTACGTCGCAGGAAGAGCTGCCGGAACGCATCCGTGAACTCATGGACCTTTAAGCCCTCCTAACAGTACGTACGTCCTGACCTGCAGTTATACAAATCCCTGTGAGGTCACTGGAAATACACCAATTCAGCCTTATGGGGGCTAAGGTTGTTCCTATGACTATCCAGACCACGGAACAATCACTGTACGGCTGGGGTCGCACCGCGCCCACCACCGCGCACGTGCTATCCACCCCTGACGTTGAAGTTATCCAAAAGGCGGTGCAGGAAGTCGCTGAACGCGAATCCGGCCTGCCGGAGCAGCAGCGTCGCGGCGTCATCGCCCGCGGCATGGGCCGTTCCTACGGGGACCCGGCGCAAAACGGCGGCGGTCTCGTCGTCGATATGCAGGCCCTGAACAAGATTCACTCCATCGACCCGGACTCCGGCATCGTGGACGTGGACGCTGGCGTGAACTTGGACCAGCTCATGCGCGCCGCAATCCCTTACGGCCTGTGGGTTCCAGTCCTTCCGGGCACTCGCCAGGTGACCATCGGTGGTGCAATCGGCCCCGATATTCACGGCAAGAACCACCACGCAGAGGGTTCCTTCGGCGACCACGTGGTCTCCATGGAACTGCTGGTCGCAGACGGTCGCGTCCTGCACCTTGAGCCAGAAGGCAGCGCCGATGACCCAGACGGCACCCTCTTCTGGGCGACCGTCGGCGGCATGGGCCTGACCGGCATCATCCTGCGCGCACGCATCCAGATGACCAAGACGGAGACCGCCTACTTCATCTCGGACACGGACCGCACCGACAACCTGGACGAAACCATCGCCCTGCACTCGGACGGTTCGGAAGAGAACTACACCTACTCTTCCGCATGGTTTGACGTCATCAGCCCGGAGCCAAAGCTGGGCCGCGCGACCATTTCCCGTGGTTCCCTGGCCACCCTGGACCAGCTGAAGGAGTTCGCACCGAAGCTGGCAAAGGACCCGCTGAAGTTCTCCGCGCCGCAGCTGTTCACCGTGCCGGACATCTTCCCATCGTGGACGATGAACAAGCTCACCCTGTCCGCGATCGGCGAGGCCTACTACATGATGGGCGCCCCGAGCCGCAACGATATTAAGAACTTGACGCAGTTCTACCAGCCGCTGGACATGATCGCGAAGTGGAACCGTGGCTACGGCAAGGCCGGCTTCCTGCAGTACCAGTTCGTGGTACCGCCGGCAGCTGTGGAGCCGTTCAAGGACATCATTAAGCAGATGCAGGCTTCCGGCCACTACTCTGCGCTGAACGTGTTCAAGGTCTTCGGCGACGGCAACCGCGCCCCACTGTCCTACCCGATGCGTGGCTGGAACGTGTGCGTCGACTTCCCGATTCGCCCAGGCCTCGGCGCGCTTCTCGACGACCTGGATCGCCAGGTCCTCGAATTCGGCGGTCGCCTCTACCTGGCCAAGGAGTCCCGCGCTACCGCCGAGACTTTCCACGCCATGTACCCAGAGATGGATGGCTGGCTCAAGACCCGCAACGAAATCGACCCGACGGGCGTCTTCGCGTCCGATATGTCGCGTCGCCTGGAACTGCACTAGAAGGAGCCCCATATGTTAAACGCAGTAGGACAAGCCCAGAATATTTTGCTGCTCGGCGGCACCTCCGAAATTGGTGTTGCGATCGTGAGCGAGTTCCTGTCGAAGGGCCCGGCACGCGTCACGTTGGCTGCCCGCGAGTCGAGCTCTTCCCTGCCGGAGGCCGTCGCAAAGCTGGAGCAGGCTGGCGCGACTAAGGTTGAGACCATCGACTTCGACGCCCTGGACACGGATTCCCACCCGGAGGTCATCGAGAAGGCTTTCGCGCACGGCGACGTTGACGTTGCAATCGTTGCTTTTGGCACCTTGGGTGACCAGGAGGAATTGTGGCAGGACCAGTCGAAGGCTGTGGCGTCGGCTGAGGTGAATTACACCGCCGCTGTGTCGGTGGGTGTGCTGCTCGGCGAGAAGATGCGCGCCCAGGGCCACGGTTCGATCGTCGCGATTTCCTCGGTCGCGGGTGCGCGCGTGCGCCGCTCGAACTTCGTCTATGGCGCCTCAAAGGCGGGCATGGACGGCTTCTACACCAACCTCGGTGTTGCGCTTGCCGACGAAGGCGTGCACGTCCTCGTCGTCCGCCCCGGACAGGTACGCACCAAGATGACGGCCGGCGGCGAAGAAGCCCCATTGACCGTCAACCCGGAGGATGTCGCGAAGGCGACTGTCGAAGGTGTTCTGAAGCGTAAGGATTCCATCTTCGTGCACCCACTGTTTGGCGCGGTTGCCACCGTGTTCAAGCTGATTCCGCAGAAGATTTTCGCGAAGCTGCCGTTCTAGAAGCTGCGCTTCGTTAAGACCCGGCGTGCTGGCCCAACTGGCACGCCGGGTTTTCTCATGCGCGGGGGCGCGACACTTTCCGTAGGGGATAAGCCCAATGTCTGACCGGTGTGCCAAACTATTGAGCATGGATTTGCACTCTGCCACGAAGACCCCGTACCGGCCGGATGTTTTGCCTGCCGGCAAGTCGATTGCCGCGATGTTCGCGAGCGGGCTCGGGGGCGGTTTCGTGGCGTTTGTGGGCTGGTGGCTGCTCAAACAGGTGGAGTTGCCGGCGTTTAATACGTCGATGGTGACGCGTGCTGTGGCGACGGCGGGCACGGTGCTGCTCGCGGTGGTGGCGATTGCCCTGTGCACGTGGTGGTTGTGGCCGAGCCCGCAGTCGAAGGTGCAGAAGATTATTTCGTACCCCGTGCTGTATATGGTTCCGCCGGCGATGGTGGTGACCACGTTGGCGATCCCACTGTCAGCGACCGATTTTTATCTTGAGGGCCTGCAGGTTGACCAGGGTTTCCGCACCCAATTCCTGACGCGGATGACGGATACGGCCGCGTTGGCGGATATGAATTACGCGAATATGCCCACGTATTATCCGGCGCTCTGGTTCTGGGCGGCGGGCCGTTTTGCCAACGTGTTTGGGCTAGCGGGCTGGGAGGTTTTCCAGCCGTGGGCGATTGTGTCCATCGCCGCGGCCTCCGGCCTGTTGACGCCGTTGTGGCAGCGGTTGTGTGGTTCGTTGCCGGCGGCTGTGGGTATCAGTATCGTGACCACGGCGATTACCCTGGTGATGAGCGCTGAGGAACCGTACGCTGCGATCATCGCGATGGGTGTTCCCGCGATTACGGTGATGGCGCGTTCGGCGTTGGATGGTGGCTGGTTGTCCACGATTGGCATCGCTATTTTCTTGGGGTTCTCGGCGATGCATTACACGCTGTTTACCGGGGCGGTTGCGATTTCGATTGTTATTTTGGCGGCCGTTGTCACGTTCTTGTTCATGAAGTCGTGGCGTCCGATTCTGCATTTGGCGGTCATCGGTTTCGGTTCCATCGCAATCGCGTTGATTAGTTGGGGGCCGTACATTTTCGACGTCCTGTCGGGCCGCCCCCGGTCGGGTGCTACGGCGATGCACTTCTTGCCGGAATCTGGAACTACCATGCCGCTTCCGTTCCTAGCGCCGTCGGTTATTGGCGTACTGTGCCTGGTTGGCTTGGTGTACTTGATTGTGAAGTTCCGGCAACCGGATGTGCGCACGATGGCGATCAGCTTGGTGTGCTTCTACCTGTGGGCCCTGCTGTCTATGTTGGCCACGCTGGCGGGGACTACGTTGCTGGGGTTCCGCCTGGAAATCCTGGTGACGCTGCAGTTGGCTACCGCCGGTATCCTCGGCATGATTCAGATTTACTTGTCGTGGCGCGCGGAGTGGACGGCGAAGGTATCGCAAGTGGTCAGCGTCCTTTTGGTGGTGGGCCTGGGTGGCGCGGTGTTGCAATATGTGCAGCAGATCCCGTCGCGCCTGGAGACTGCGATTGACTTGGCTTACTCGGAAACTGGCTTGGACGGGCAGCGGGCGGACCGGTACGCCCCGGATATCGCGAAGCATTACCCGGCGGTCCACGACAAGCTGGTGGAGTTGGGTTACCCGGCGAACCAGACGATTGTGCTCAGCGATGAGACGCGCCTATTTAGCTTCTACCCGTACTTCGGTTTCCAGGCGTTTACCAGCCATTATGCGAATCCTTTGGGCGAGTTCGATGATCGTAACGCAGCCATCGAGGAGCTTGCGAAGACCTCCTGGGATACGCCGGGTGAGTTTACGGAAGCCGTCGATAAGCTGCGGTGGGAGCCGATGGACGCCTTCGTGTTCCGCGGCAAGGTCGGCGAGCCCTACAAGTACCACCTGGCGGAGGACATTTACCCGAACCAGCCGAACGTGCGGTACCGGGCGATCTTCTTTAACCCGGATGCGTTTGGGGCAGAGTGGACGCAGAAGCAGGTTGGCCCATTCGTGGTGGTAGCCCGAAATAAGTAGGTCCCCTAGTAGACTCCCATGAGTGTCTACTAAGCCTCTTGCAATCGTTTCGGGCCTGATTGGCTTTATTGCATTCATCCTGGTTCCCTTCCTGCCGGTGGATCAGCAGCAGTCTTCGCTGCATTGGCCGCAGGATTCGGCCGCGAGTTCGGTGAATGCTCCCCTGTTCTCTTACGTTCCGGAGCAGGTGGAGTTGCAGATCCCGGCCGGTGCGGCGGATGCGTTGCGCCCGGACCAGGACCTCGTGCTCACGACGGTCCCCACCGATGCAGAGGATGCTGTGGAGCGGGCGCTTACTGTCACTGCGCTTGACGACGGCGGCTACTCCGTCGTCGCCCGCGGTGAACTCGTCGCGGAGACCCCCGCCGGCCAGGATGTGACGGTTTCCTCCACCGAGGACGCCACGATTGTGCGCGCCGGCGGCCAGGAGTGGGAGTTAGAGGACGATAATCGCCCGATGGTCACGGGCGTGTACTCGGAGCTGGAGTCTGCGCCCGCCGGTTTGGCGGCGGACGTGGAGATTAACTCTCGCTTCACTACCTCCCCGACGGTGATCAAGCAGGCGGCCATGTGGGTGGGCGGCATCGCGCTGCTTATCGCCCTGGTGTGCCTGTGGCGCCTGGACCGTGCGGCCGCCCCGGCTACCCCGGCGCGCCGCCCGTTCCGGTTCATCGCCGCGGACGCGGTGGTGCTGCCGGTGCTGGGCCTGTGGCATATTTTTGGCGCGAACACCGCTGATGACGGCTACATTTTGACGATGGCCCGCCTCGCCGATGAGGGCGGCTACATGGCGAACTACTACCGCTGGTTCGGCGTGCCGGAATCCCCGTTCGGGTGGCCGTATTATGACCTGCTGGCGGCGATGACGCACGTGTCCACGGCGTCGACGTGGATGCGCCTGCCGGCGCTCGTGGCAGCGGTGGTCATGTGGTTCGTGATTTCGCGTGTGGCCCTGCCGCGCGTGGGCGCTACCCGCAAGTTGGCGGTGTGGTCGGCTGCGATGGTGTTCCTGGCGTTCTGGATGCCGTACAACAATGGCACCCGGCCGGAGCCGGTCGTGGCGTGCGGCGCGCTTTTGACGTGGGCGGTGTTCGAGTACGCGATTGCGCGGAAGCGCCTGTTCCCCGCGGCGATTGGTGTGATGTTGGCGGCCACGACGCTGGCGGCCGCCCCGACGGGCCTGATGGCTGTGGGCGCATTCCTGATCGCCCTGCCTGCCCTGATCCGGGTGCTCAAGGAACGTGGTGACGCGGTGGCTAACCTGGCGCCGTTCCTGGCCGCGGGTACGGCGATTTTGGCACCGGTGTTTGGGACGCAGTCGTTCGCGGCGGTCATGGAGGCCACCGCGGTGCGCTCTGAGATTGGGCCTTCGTTGCCGTGGTACTTGGAGATTGCCCGCTACCAGTCCTTACTATCGACGGAGTCGGTGGACGGTTCGTTCACGCGCCGCTTCGCGATGCTCATGCTGGGCGCCTGCGTCGCAATCGTGTGCCTGAGTTTGCTGCGCTACCGCCAGATCCCCGGCATCCACAAGGCGCCGACGGTCCGCCTGATTCTGGTAGTTTTCGGCGCAGTCCTCTTCATGACGTTCACCCCCACGAAGTGGACGCACCACTTCGGCGTCTACGCAGGTATCGCCCCCATCGTTGCGGCGGTCGCTGCGGTGGCGTTGGCCGCCCTTGCGCTGCGGGTGCCGCGGTCCCGCTGGTTCATCGTGGGCGGTTTCCTGCTGCTCTTCGCCCTGTCCCTGGCGGGCGCGAATGCGTGGTGGTACGTGTCTTCCTTCGGCGTTCCGTGGTGGGACAAGTCGATCCAGCTCAAGGGCGTGGAGGCGGCGTCGGTCATGCTGCTCATCGCAGTTGTAGTGCTCATTGTTGGGGCTGTGCGTCACCGTCCTCGCTTCTCGACGGTCGCAGCCGCCCCCATCGCCGTCCTCTCCGCACTTGTCGTAGCGTTTTCCGGCGCCACGATGGCCAAAGCGTTCGTGTCCCAGTACCCGGCGTACACCGTCGGCTTGGGTAACCTGCGTGACCTCAAGGGCGAGACGTGTGCCCTGGCCAACGACATCCGCCTGGAAACCAACACGAACGAATCCTTCCTGCAGCCGGTTGATGGGGACCTGGGGTCGTCGTTAAGCGTGGGAGCCTCCCGTGGCTTCACCCCGGACGGCATCTCGGACGACCTCGAATCCGAGAACGAAGGCCCCACCACCGCCATCGCGGAGCAGGTGACCTCCGGTGACCAGCCCGAAGGCCAGGACACCGGCACCACGGGCGGCGAACGCCAATCCACGGGCATCAACGGTTCGACCAAACGCCTGCCGTTCGCGCTGGACTACACGCGCGTGCCGGTGCTCGGCTCGTGGAAGCCGGAGGAGGCCACCCAGACTCCCGCTGAGCTGACCACCCAGTGGTACCGCTTGCCGGCCGCTTCCGACGACGCGCCCCTGCTCGTCGTGTCCGTGGCGGGCCGGATCGCACACCATGACCGCGACGGCATCCTCCAAGACGGCCAGGACCTGACCCTCGAATACGGCACCCTGACCGGCGGTTCCGTCCGCGATACCGGCGAGATCGAAATGTACGACATCGGCCCCGAACCCTCCTGGCGCAACCTGCGTCTCCCGCTCGAGGACCTGCCGGAGGGCGCGAACGTGGTGCGCTTGGTCGCTAAGGATCACAGCCTGGACCCCGACCAGTGGCTGGCACTCACGCCACCACGCGTCCCGACGCTCGCACCCATGAACTCCGTCATCTCCCCAGAAACACCGGGTCTCCTGGACTGGCCGGTCGCGCTGCAATTCCCGTGCCAGCGCACATTCGGCCACTACGCGGGCGTCACGGAAATCGCCGAATACCGCATCTCCCCAGACCACCCGGGCAAGAAGCAGCTTTCGCCGGTCCAGAATTACGCCGGCGGTGGCGTCATGGGCCTCACGGAAACGGTCAGCTGGTCCTACGAACTTCCGGGCTACCTAGTCAACGACCCAGGCCGCGACTGGGGTTCCATGGAGGTGTACCAACGCCGCACCGACTCCACCGGCCAGGCCCCATTGGTCGCGGACATCGACATCGAAACGATCACGCGTTCCGGCCTGTGGAAGCCTTCGACGATGCACATCGCGACGCAGCCGGACTAGCGCGCGGGCGTGAGCGCGTGTTTTGCGCCCACGCGCGCCTGAGATCGGTCATGCGCACCCTGGTTTGGGTGCGCTTTGTGCGTTCCGCGGTGTTTCGCACATAACGCGCACTTGGGATCTAACTTTGCTCCGAAAGCCGCGCGCCATGGGTGCGAAACGTGCGAGGTGGCGCGTGTTCGCACACTTTGCGCCCATACGCGCGTGAAATCTACGGCAACAGCTCAAATTTGGGTGCGTTTCGTGCGTTTCGTAGTGTTTCGCGCATAACGCACCCAAAAATCCCCCGTTAACACGGAAACTAGCGCTCAATGGGCGCGAAACGCGTGATACCAATCCTCATCGCACACTTTGCGCCCACGTGCGCTTCAAAGCTGCCACGCGTACCCAGGTTTGGGTGCGTTTCGTGCGTTTCGAGGTATTGCACACATAACGCACCCAAAAATCCCGATCCGACCCAGAAAACTGACGCGCTTTGGGCGCGAAACGCGCGACCCCACACACAACGCACCCACTAAACACGAAAGCGCCCATCAACCCGGAGCTGATGGGTGCGAAACGTGTGAAACACCCCCGCGCCCCGCACGCCCCCGCGCGCAGAACCCCTACGCCCCCACTGCGGTGTACGCGTAGGAGTTGTCGGCGTGGGAGCGTCGAGAAGCATCGACGCAGCACCAGATGACCGCCGGGTAGAGGACGAGCGCGCACGTGACCAGACTGATGACGTACGCGAGGTCTGTCCCGGGGCTGAAGTTCCACCAGAAGTGCAGCAGAAACGCAGCACCCAGGCCGGCGGCGGCCACGCCGAGGCGCTTCCACGCGGACCAGTCCGCTTTGTACAGCGCCAGCCCGATTCCCCACCCGGAGAGGGCGCAAAAGGCCACGTGCAGGAGTGGGCCGGCGACGACGCGGGCGCCCCACATTTGGGCGACGCCGATGAGGTCGGAATTCGGGTCCATGAGCGCGCCGAAGAGTCCATACTGGATGTTTTCAAAGACTTCGAATCCGAGGCCCACGCTCATCCCCACGGCTAGCCCGTGCCACGGGCGGTTGAGCTGCCGGAATGAGAGCAAGATGACGAGGATGCCCACGGCCTTGCCGATTTCTTCGGGGTACGCGCCGCCGAAGGAGAAGATGACTGCTTCGGGTAGGAGCGTGTCCACGAGGTTGATCGCGGGGGTCGAGGCGAAGACGAAGATCATGGTCGTCCCGCCGCCCCAGAGGAGGGCGCTGGCCACCCATGCTGTGCCGCGTGGCCAGAATGGGAGCCGGCTGAGCAGGAAGAGTACAAGTGCCAGGTAGGCGCCGCCGATGACGATGTTGAGCACCGCCATGGCGGGCTCGATGACCATCAGCCCGAGGAGTTGGACGACCGTCATGCCGATGCCAACGGCCAGGAGGACCCAGAGGGTGATTCGGAATAGGCGGCTCATAGTAGCTCCCACTTTTCACGGTGCGGTACGGCGGTTTTGAGGGCTTCGTCGACGGCGGGCGGCAGTGGAACGTCGGCGACGTGGGGCCAGATCTGGGCGGTCACTTCGCGGGCGCCCGGCCCCTCGATGACCAGGTAGAAGAGTTCTTCGCCTTCTTTGAAGTAGAAGGCGATGAGGGGGCTGCGTTCGTCGATAAGCAAACGGATGTTGCCGGCCTGCTCAATCGGGCCGGTGTTGTCCCCGAGGGACAATGCGCCCTTGACGGTGCGGCGCAGTGTCCGGTCGGGGTCGTCGATGTCCGCCACCGGATACAACTGCGTGGTCACGGTCGTGCCGGCGCAGTTCCAGGTGGGGAAGAACGCCATGGAGTCCTGCGTGCACCCGGGCAGGGGGACGCGGTGTTCTTCTTCGCCGATGTAAATTTCGTGGTCCGGCTCCGGGGCCGGGACCTGCGGCGCAATCAACGCTGGTAGCCCAAAAGCTACCAACAGTGCAGCCAGCACACCTGCCCAGAGGCCCCCGACCCGCGCCGGTTGTAAACGATATTCCCGCATGCACAACACAGTACGTGAATGGTTAGAGTGGGTGCATGAACTCTTTAACTGACCTGTACTCATACGTTAATGGGGACTGGATGAAGTCCCACGAAATCCCCGCTGACCGTGGCGTCGATGGCACTTTCCACGCCCTGCGCGACCAGGCGGAAGCCCAGGTCCACGCCTTATTGCAGGAAGATTCGGGCCGCGGCGGCGCGGTGTACCGCAGCTTTATGGATGTGAATAATGTCAACGCCGCTGGTGTGGGGGTGCTTCACGACGACCTCCGGCTCCTCAACGTGGACTCCGCGGAGGAACTCGCCCGCGCCCTGGGCCAGCTTGACCGCGTGGGCGTCGGCGCGCCCCTGGGCTTCTGGGTGGAAAAGGATTCCCAGGGTTCTGACGCTGTCCCCTACCTTGTGCAGTCTGGCCTGGGGCTTCCCGACGAAGCCTACTACCGCGAAGACGCCCACGCCGAGACCCTGGCCGCCTACGCCGACCACGTGGAGCGCATGCTCTCCTACGCCCCGTCGCTGCCCGTCACCCCGCGTGAGGCCGCCCCGCGTGTAGTCGCGTTGGAGAAGAAGCTCGCGGCCGCGCACTGGGACGTGGTTGCTTCCCGGGACGCGATGCGCACCTATAACCCGACTACCGTCGCCGAATTGCCCGAGTTGGTGCAGGTTATGCTGGCTGGTGCCGGCCTGACGGAGGGCCGGGTGATTAATATGATGCCGTCGTATACGGATGCGCTGGGCCAGTTGCTTGCGGAGTCTCTCGAGGATTGGGTCCTGTGGGGTTACTGGCATGTGCTGCGCGCCCGCGCGAGCGTCCTTCCCGAGGAGGTTGGGGAGGCGAACTTCGATTTCTACGGCCGCCGCCTTTCCGGTGCGACGGAGCAGCGCGACCGTTGGAAGCGTGGCGTGGCCCTTGCGGAGGGCCTGGTCGGCCACGACATTGGCAAGGCGTACGTGCGCGAACACTTCTCCCCCGAGGCGAAGAAAGACATGCTGCGCCTGGTGGATTACCTGCTCGCCGCCTACGACGAACGCATCCGCGCCCTCGACTGGATGACCGACGCCACCAAGACCCGCGCCCTAGAAAAACTCTCCCAGTTCAAAGCCAAGATCGGCTACCCGGAAACTGGCCGCAGCTACGAAGGGCTAGTGCTTCACGACGAAGGCTCGCTCCTGGTGGACAACGTGCGCGCGGCCGCGGCCTTCAACCACGATTACGAACTGTCTAAGGTGGGCAAACCCGCCGACCGCGACGAATGGGTGACCACCCCACAAACCGTCAACGCCTTCTACAACCCAGTGGTCAACGACATCACTTTCCCCGCCGCCATCCTTCAGCCCCCATTCTTTGGCCTGGACGCGGACGCTGCGGAAAACTTCGGCGCGATTGGCGCGGTCATCGGCCACGAAATCGGCCACGGCTTCGACGACCA
Encoded here:
- a CDS encoding FAD-binding oxidoreductase, translated to MTIQTTEQSLYGWGRTAPTTAHVLSTPDVEVIQKAVQEVAERESGLPEQQRRGVIARGMGRSYGDPAQNGGGLVVDMQALNKIHSIDPDSGIVDVDAGVNLDQLMRAAIPYGLWVPVLPGTRQVTIGGAIGPDIHGKNHHAEGSFGDHVVSMELLVADGRVLHLEPEGSADDPDGTLFWATVGGMGLTGIILRARIQMTKTETAYFISDTDRTDNLDETIALHSDGSEENYTYSSAWFDVISPEPKLGRATISRGSLATLDQLKEFAPKLAKDPLKFSAPQLFTVPDIFPSWTMNKLTLSAIGEAYYMMGAPSRNDIKNLTQFYQPLDMIAKWNRGYGKAGFLQYQFVVPPAAVEPFKDIIKQMQASGHYSALNVFKVFGDGNRAPLSYPMRGWNVCVDFPIRPGLGALLDDLDRQVLEFGGRLYLAKESRATAETFHAMYPEMDGWLKTRNEIDPTGVFASDMSRRLELH
- a CDS encoding galactan 5-O-arabinofuranosyltransferase gives rise to the protein MDLHSATKTPYRPDVLPAGKSIAAMFASGLGGGFVAFVGWWLLKQVELPAFNTSMVTRAVATAGTVLLAVVAIALCTWWLWPSPQSKVQKIISYPVLYMVPPAMVVTTLAIPLSATDFYLEGLQVDQGFRTQFLTRMTDTAALADMNYANMPTYYPALWFWAAGRFANVFGLAGWEVFQPWAIVSIAAASGLLTPLWQRLCGSLPAAVGISIVTTAITLVMSAEEPYAAIIAMGVPAITVMARSALDGGWLSTIGIAIFLGFSAMHYTLFTGAVAISIVILAAVVTFLFMKSWRPILHLAVIGFGSIAIALISWGPYIFDVLSGRPRSGATAMHFLPESGTTMPLPFLAPSVIGVLCLVGLVYLIVKFRQPDVRTMAISLVCFYLWALLSMLATLAGTTLLGFRLEILVTLQLATAGILGMIQIYLSWRAEWTAKVSQVVSVLLVVGLGGAVLQYVQQIPSRLETAIDLAYSETGLDGQRADRYAPDIAKHYPAVHDKLVELGYPANQTIVLSDETRLFSFYPYFGFQAFTSHYANPLGEFDDRNAAIEELAKTSWDTPGEFTEAVDKLRWEPMDAFVFRGKVGEPYKYHLAEDIYPNQPNVRYRAIFFNPDAFGAEWTQKQVGPFVVVARNK
- a CDS encoding decaprenylphospho-beta-D-erythro-pentofuranosid-2-ulose 2-reductase, which encodes MLNAVGQAQNILLLGGTSEIGVAIVSEFLSKGPARVTLAARESSSSLPEAVAKLEQAGATKVETIDFDALDTDSHPEVIEKAFAHGDVDVAIVAFGTLGDQEELWQDQSKAVASAEVNYTAAVSVGVLLGEKMRAQGHGSIVAISSVAGARVRRSNFVYGASKAGMDGFYTNLGVALADEGVHVLVVRPGQVRTKMTAGGEEAPLTVNPEDVAKATVEGVLKRKDSIFVHPLFGAVATVFKLIPQKIFAKLPF
- the glfT1 gene encoding galactofuranosyltransferase GlfT1, with protein sequence MSVAPIPERPSVAAVIVTHQRVELLRRSLEMVAGQSYPVDHIIVVDNGAQPEVRELLESIAPESGVYLESRTNLGGGGGFAYGFLHALALGVDAIWCADDDGHPADTNVLETLVRTAHAHRLHEVSPVVCNIQDPQRLAFPMRQGLTWKRRRDELEGEFLEGYASLFNGALFSAAAMQVIGVPDYRLFIRGDEVEYHRRLQRSGLRFGTALTTAYVHPDGSDEFKPILGGRMHTQYPDSESKRYFTYRNRGYLMNQPGMRRLLPQEYARFGWYFLVQQKDPKGFVEWLKLHRLGRKEQFYRP
- a CDS encoding GtrA family protein, yielding MKTQAFRFLISGGVSAVVDLGLTWIFNVLLSVTVPVSRTIGWVFGTLTAYVINSRWTFSSGHSNKRFAQVMGLYGITYVINIGGQWALQRLAEGWGWNQTVALVVAFVISQGTATVINFLVQRAFIFKD